In Rhodopirellula islandica, a single window of DNA contains:
- a CDS encoding TadE/TadG family type IV pilus assembly protein, with translation MHSPTHSRRHLAQPKSRQGAVAVEFAVVVPLLFLFFFAGFEFMRVAMVRHTIDNAVYEGARVGIIPGGTNAEVRTEATRILGTIGIDVFNLEVEPANITDATQDITVRVTVPLDRNTYVPANYFLGEEMQRELTMRREGR, from the coding sequence ATGCACTCGCCGACTCACTCTCGCCGACACCTCGCCCAACCGAAATCTCGGCAAGGCGCCGTTGCGGTTGAATTTGCCGTTGTCGTCCCGTTGCTGTTCTTGTTCTTCTTCGCCGGATTCGAGTTCATGCGAGTGGCGATGGTCCGGCACACCATTGACAACGCAGTCTACGAAGGGGCTCGCGTGGGGATCATCCCCGGTGGCACCAACGCGGAAGTCCGAACCGAAGCCACGCGGATCCTGGGCACCATCGGAATCGATGTCTTCAACCTGGAAGTGGAACCGGCCAACATCACGGACGCCACCCAAGACATCACCGTTCGCGTGACCGTGCCCCTGGACCGCAACACCTACGTCCCCGCGAACTACTTTCTCGGCGAAGAAATGCAGCGAGAACTGACGATGCGTCGCGAAGGACGCTAA
- the metF gene encoding methylenetetrahydrofolate reductase [NAD(P)H] — MICLMTLASVYQSSGCAISFELFPPKNAEGVDLLCKNVERLMQFSPKYFTCTYGAGGSSRGTTLEVLQKVKQITNLPVASHLTCVGSTVEELEGYLADAREIGVDYIVALRGDPPQGTTKFEVTEGGLKYANELVELIRGKFDDLGIAVAGYPETHQEAVDFQTDLVNLKRKVDAGADIVITQLFYHNDDFYRFRDACQAIGIEVPIVPGILPVTNFKQAKRIASMCKASIPAELESAMSEKEDAAHQFRVGVDHARQQTIDLLKHGVPGIHYYVLNKSEAAAELLDGLQLAGV, encoded by the coding sequence GTGATTTGTTTGATGACTCTGGCTTCTGTTTATCAGTCCTCCGGTTGTGCGATTTCGTTTGAGCTGTTTCCGCCCAAGAATGCCGAGGGTGTGGATCTGCTCTGCAAAAACGTGGAACGGTTGATGCAGTTCAGCCCGAAGTATTTCACCTGCACGTATGGCGCGGGGGGATCGAGTCGTGGGACGACGTTGGAGGTCCTGCAGAAGGTCAAGCAGATCACCAACCTGCCGGTGGCCTCGCATCTGACCTGCGTTGGTTCGACGGTCGAGGAGTTGGAGGGGTATTTGGCAGATGCTCGCGAGATCGGTGTCGATTACATCGTTGCGTTGCGAGGGGATCCGCCTCAAGGCACCACCAAGTTCGAGGTGACAGAGGGTGGTTTGAAGTACGCGAACGAATTGGTGGAACTGATTCGAGGGAAATTTGACGATTTGGGGATCGCCGTGGCTGGGTATCCAGAAACGCATCAGGAAGCCGTCGATTTCCAGACGGATTTGGTGAACCTGAAGCGGAAGGTGGACGCGGGGGCTGACATCGTGATCACGCAGTTGTTCTACCACAACGACGACTTCTATCGGTTCCGCGACGCTTGCCAAGCGATTGGCATCGAAGTGCCGATCGTTCCAGGCATTCTACCGGTGACGAACTTCAAACAGGCCAAACGGATTGCTTCGATGTGCAAGGCATCGATTCCGGCAGAACTGGAATCGGCGATGTCGGAGAAGGAGGACGCTGCTCATCAATTCCGGGTGGGCGTGGATCACGCTCGCCAGCAGACGATCGATTTGCTGAAGCATGGCGTTCCGGGAATCCACTACTACGTTCTGAACAAGAGCGAAGCGGCCGCTGAGTTGCTGGACGGTCTTCAGCTCGCAGGCGTCTGA
- a CDS encoding TadE family protein, translating to MPAPTSRPRDRNVPGRRTRRSRSGVATVEFAVCLPVLILLVFGSIEASSMIFLKQSLNVAAYESTREAIRDGRSNADAAARARAVLDSRGIIGYQITFPNGESLDADRAAEVVTSVSASSATNSPLLGRFLTDRQLTVNTVMLKQ from the coding sequence ATGCCTGCACCCACCTCCCGACCGCGGGACCGAAACGTTCCTGGCCGACGAACTCGTCGCAGCCGATCCGGTGTGGCAACGGTTGAGTTTGCCGTTTGCTTGCCGGTCCTGATCCTCTTGGTTTTCGGCTCGATCGAAGCTTCCAGCATGATCTTCCTGAAACAGTCACTCAACGTGGCAGCGTATGAGTCCACGCGAGAAGCCATTCGCGACGGCCGCAGCAACGCCGACGCCGCCGCTCGCGCCCGAGCAGTCCTCGATTCCCGCGGCATCATTGGCTACCAGATCACGTTCCCCAACGGCGAATCGCTCGACGCGGACCGCGCCGCCGAAGTCGTGACCTCGGTGTCCGCTTCGAGTGCAACGAACAGTCCTCTGCTGGGTCGATTCCTCACCGATCGCCAACTCACCGTCAACACGGTGATGTTGAAACAGTGA
- a CDS encoding phytanoyl-CoA dioxygenase family protein encodes MNETGSPSDAAFAIIPDRESIETVPREIRFFPTENASPQLLSPGQIEAWNRDGYLGPLDVLDPEETASLREYFDALLAETMAAGKDSYSISSAHLKHARVWELLQHPKLVGYVSDLLGENVIGWGSHFFCKMPGDGKRVDWHQDASYWPLTPTKAVTVWLAIDDADLGNGGMEVYTGSHQHGLIDFDMTDSDSGNVLDQVVSEPEKYGQHRFTPVHAGQVSIHSDLLVHGSAPNQSDRRRCGLTLRYCPADVTAYLGWEKKGVIVSGTASPDKWPGAQRPNSLL; translated from the coding sequence ATGAACGAAACCGGATCCCCCTCGGACGCTGCGTTTGCGATCATTCCAGATCGAGAGTCGATTGAAACGGTTCCACGCGAGATCCGTTTCTTTCCCACTGAAAACGCCTCACCTCAGTTGCTGAGCCCGGGCCAAATCGAGGCTTGGAACCGGGACGGCTATTTGGGGCCGTTGGATGTCTTGGACCCGGAGGAAACCGCTTCTCTGCGCGAATACTTCGATGCCTTGTTGGCTGAGACGATGGCCGCCGGGAAGGACAGCTATTCGATCAGCAGCGCCCACCTGAAACACGCTCGCGTGTGGGAATTGTTGCAGCATCCCAAGTTGGTCGGTTATGTCTCGGATCTGCTTGGCGAAAATGTGATCGGTTGGGGCTCGCATTTTTTCTGCAAGATGCCCGGGGACGGGAAGCGAGTCGATTGGCACCAAGACGCCAGTTATTGGCCGTTGACCCCGACGAAGGCGGTGACCGTTTGGTTGGCGATCGACGATGCTGATTTGGGCAATGGTGGGATGGAGGTCTACACCGGGTCCCACCAGCATGGTTTGATTGACTTCGACATGACCGACTCTGATTCCGGCAACGTCTTGGACCAGGTCGTGAGCGAACCAGAAAAGTACGGGCAGCACCGTTTCACACCGGTTCACGCGGGACAGGTGTCGATTCACAGCGACCTGCTGGTTCACGGGTCGGCTCCGAATCAGAGCGATCGCAGGCGATGTGGTTTGACGCTGCGTTATTGCCCCGCCGATGTCACGGCGTACTTGGGCTGGGAGAAAAAAGGAGTGATCGTGTCAGGAACCGCCTCCCCGGACAAATGGCCAGGTGCTCAGCGTCCCAATTCCCTGCTCTAA
- a CDS encoding outer membrane protein assembly factor BamB family protein, producing MLLCLMGCVGLTLGSSIAHSQENGQTADWTYWRGPNFNGTAEAENLVEDWDSEGGEGSNLIWKRDDIGTRSTPVAMNGRLYSMMRSNPGTDTEGEKVVCLDAETGETIWENRFNVWMSDVPDTRVGWSSVVADPESGNVYALGVCDLFLCINGETGQTVWSKPLHEQFGMLSTYGGRTNFPVIHEDLVIISGIIINWGEAAKPNHRLIGMDKLTGEVVWFSGTKDLPNDTTYSAPTLTTIEGQRQLILGTGDGAVWGIQPRTGKPLWHHDLSRRGLFATPLVDGNRVYASHSEENMSGSSMGAVASVEVGGTGDETYGKEVWKMEGLVVGRSAPVVVDNRLYVVDDRCKLWIIDTETGDLIAERIAIGDRKQWPSLLVADEKLYVLTENGRWAILEMTEDGVEFLNKGRIRNEAFHSSPILANGKLYFQGASALYCVGSPESKQKPLVLAEQLLGETALEENPEPAQLLITPAEGLLYPGQTMELSVRLFNRLGQRLADPDLSEVAFSVEGPGSVDGNVFTANADVAHTAATIVAKVGSVSGSTRVRIVPELPWAFNFDDLNDPPLSWVGARYRHVIRPVDGSPALVKISTIPKGARSRAWMGSSELKNYTIAADVRGSRANDQLPDIGLTAHGYVLDLMGNSQQLQIRSWSPQLRMAQTVDFPWEEDKWYRMKFRAQIEGSGDDAIAVLKGKIWPRGEEEPADWTVTAEDKIPVLSASPGLYGNAKVAELYIDNLEVTPNE from the coding sequence ATGTTGCTGTGCCTGATGGGTTGTGTTGGCCTGACCTTGGGCTCCTCCATTGCCCACTCCCAAGAAAACGGACAAACAGCTGACTGGACCTATTGGCGTGGCCCCAATTTCAATGGGACCGCCGAAGCGGAGAACTTGGTCGAAGACTGGGACTCCGAAGGTGGCGAAGGCAGCAATCTGATTTGGAAACGCGACGACATCGGCACCCGCAGCACGCCCGTTGCGATGAACGGCCGACTCTACTCCATGATGCGTTCCAATCCGGGAACGGACACTGAAGGCGAAAAAGTCGTCTGTTTGGACGCCGAAACCGGCGAAACCATTTGGGAAAACCGCTTCAACGTTTGGATGTCGGACGTGCCTGACACCCGGGTGGGATGGAGCAGCGTGGTCGCGGATCCGGAAAGTGGCAATGTTTATGCCCTCGGCGTCTGCGATTTGTTCCTCTGCATCAATGGCGAAACAGGCCAAACCGTTTGGAGCAAACCACTTCACGAACAATTTGGAATGCTGTCGACCTACGGCGGACGAACCAACTTCCCTGTGATTCACGAAGACCTCGTGATCATCAGCGGCATCATCATCAACTGGGGCGAAGCCGCCAAACCGAACCACCGCCTGATCGGGATGGACAAACTGACCGGCGAAGTCGTCTGGTTCAGCGGCACCAAGGACTTGCCCAACGACACCACTTACTCCGCTCCCACGCTGACCACGATCGAAGGCCAACGGCAATTGATCCTGGGAACCGGCGACGGAGCCGTCTGGGGCATTCAACCTCGGACCGGCAAACCGCTTTGGCACCACGACCTTTCCCGCCGCGGTCTGTTCGCAACCCCGTTGGTCGATGGCAATCGGGTTTATGCCAGCCACAGCGAAGAAAACATGTCCGGCAGCTCGATGGGCGCGGTCGCTTCCGTCGAAGTCGGCGGAACCGGTGACGAAACCTACGGCAAAGAAGTCTGGAAGATGGAAGGTCTGGTCGTCGGCCGCAGTGCTCCCGTCGTCGTCGACAACCGTTTGTATGTGGTCGATGACCGCTGCAAACTCTGGATCATCGATACCGAAACGGGTGACTTGATCGCCGAGCGAATCGCGATCGGAGACCGCAAACAATGGCCGTCGCTTTTGGTTGCCGATGAGAAACTCTATGTCCTGACGGAAAACGGGCGTTGGGCAATCTTGGAAATGACCGAGGATGGCGTCGAATTCCTCAACAAGGGACGCATTCGCAACGAAGCCTTTCACTCCTCGCCAATCTTGGCCAATGGAAAGTTGTATTTCCAAGGTGCTTCGGCGCTGTACTGCGTTGGCTCACCGGAATCCAAGCAGAAACCGCTCGTGTTGGCAGAGCAATTGCTCGGCGAAACAGCCCTCGAGGAAAACCCAGAACCCGCCCAATTGCTGATCACTCCCGCGGAAGGCTTGCTGTATCCCGGACAAACCATGGAACTGTCGGTTCGACTGTTCAATCGACTGGGACAACGTTTGGCGGATCCAGACCTTTCAGAGGTCGCGTTCAGCGTTGAAGGACCTGGCTCCGTCGACGGCAACGTCTTCACCGCCAACGCGGACGTCGCTCACACGGCGGCCACGATCGTCGCCAAGGTCGGAAGTGTTTCCGGATCCACTCGCGTTCGGATCGTGCCGGAACTGCCCTGGGCGTTCAACTTCGATGACCTGAATGACCCACCGCTTTCCTGGGTGGGTGCTCGTTATCGACACGTGATCCGTCCCGTCGATGGCTCGCCCGCCTTGGTCAAGATCAGCACAATTCCCAAGGGAGCACGCAGCCGTGCTTGGATGGGATCCAGTGAACTGAAGAACTACACCATCGCCGCTGATGTTCGTGGCAGCCGAGCCAATGACCAACTTCCCGACATTGGCTTGACCGCTCACGGTTACGTGTTGGATTTGATGGGCAACAGCCAACAGTTGCAAATCCGATCCTGGTCACCGCAATTGCGAATGGCACAAACCGTTGACTTCCCTTGGGAAGAAGACAAGTGGTACCGGATGAAGTTCCGAGCCCAGATCGAAGGCAGCGGCGACGATGCGATTGCCGTGTTGAAGGGCAAGATTTGGCCTCGCGGCGAAGAAGAGCCCGCTGACTGGACCGTGACTGCTGAAGACAAAATCCCTGTCCTTTCGGCCAGCCCTGGTTTGTACGGCAACGCGAAAGTCGCGGAGCTTTACATCGACAACTTGGAAGTCACTCCCAACGAGTGA
- a CDS encoding vWA domain-containing protein: MHPASTTKSTLSRKLRDRCVAFDLHRTRRAPQRQGAMLVLIAIMMFLFLIVVAFSIDIAQMHLARTELRSSTDAAANAAATTLADTLDRNQAIRRGQQIAQANLVNGQPLLLGDSDFQFGRSERQVNGKYAFTSGEAPFNGVRVNGQRTTGSLSGPVPLFFGNVTGTSIFEPEAFATATYVERDITLVVDRSGSMGGSRFADLRDAIRIFTDMLATTPVDEQIGLASYNDRASEDVQLTENFAEITTAMDGLRTGGFTSISGGMQAGREIALRGRPPEFVERTMIVMTDGRHNRGIEPRVVANDLAADGVTIHTITFGAGADFGRMQDVARIGGGRHFHATDGAQLREIYREIALTLGTVLTE, translated from the coding sequence ATGCATCCCGCCTCCACCACCAAGTCGACGCTGTCTCGCAAACTTCGTGATCGCTGCGTCGCATTTGACCTTCATCGAACTCGCCGTGCACCGCAACGGCAGGGGGCGATGCTGGTGCTGATCGCGATCATGATGTTTTTATTCTTGATCGTCGTGGCTTTCTCAATCGACATCGCACAGATGCACCTGGCTCGGACCGAGTTGCGTTCATCAACCGATGCAGCCGCCAATGCCGCCGCAACCACTTTGGCAGACACGCTGGACCGCAACCAAGCCATTCGGCGCGGTCAGCAAATCGCACAAGCCAACTTGGTCAACGGACAACCATTGCTGCTCGGGGACAGCGACTTCCAGTTCGGCAGATCCGAGCGTCAAGTGAACGGCAAGTATGCGTTCACTTCCGGCGAAGCTCCCTTCAACGGGGTTCGTGTCAACGGCCAACGCACCACGGGATCATTGTCCGGCCCCGTGCCATTGTTCTTTGGCAACGTCACCGGCACCTCGATCTTTGAACCGGAAGCATTTGCGACGGCAACCTATGTCGAACGCGACATCACCTTGGTCGTCGACCGCAGTGGTTCGATGGGCGGCAGTCGATTCGCTGACCTCCGGGATGCCATCCGAATCTTCACCGACATGTTGGCCACGACTCCGGTCGATGAACAAATCGGGCTAGCCTCGTACAACGACCGAGCCAGCGAAGACGTGCAGTTGACCGAAAACTTCGCCGAAATCACCACCGCCATGGACGGGTTGAGAACGGGTGGATTCACCAGCATTTCCGGTGGCATGCAAGCCGGACGGGAAATCGCCCTGCGTGGTCGACCTCCCGAGTTTGTCGAACGCACCATGATTGTGATGACCGATGGTCGCCACAACCGAGGCATCGAACCCAGAGTCGTGGCCAATGATCTCGCCGCCGATGGCGTCACCATCCACACCATCACCTTCGGAGCCGGCGCCGACTTCGGCCGCATGCAAGACGTTGCACGCATCGGAGGTGGTCGGCACTTCCACGCCACCGATGGCGCCCAGTTGCGTGAAATCTACCGAGAGATCGCCCTCACGTTGGGAACGGTTCTGACCGAGTGA
- the hflK gene encoding FtsH protease activity modulator HflK: MSFERGNRRDFDWQNIDWGRMEDFRPLLFWGVPAMLLALLAYTSVYTVQAESQGVVLRFGKYIKTVDPGLRYKLPFGVDQVSILPVKRQLKQEFGFGTEGALDTLQYSNEQSEERSMVTGDLNAATVEWIIQYRIRDPQLYLFQVRNPGDTLRAISESVMRTVVGDRTVDEVITVGRQEIEAEALVQLQDVVNMYQLGLSIDQVQLKNVNPPVTVQPSFNEVNQAQQEREKMINVANGEYNKVVPRASGEAEQKIQAAEGYALKRVNEAEGDVSRFNAVMTEYLKAPEVTKRRIYIETMRAVVPKLGKKIILDEEASQILPLLQLSTDTQRGQR; the protein is encoded by the coding sequence ATGAGCTTTGAACGCGGCAACCGGCGAGACTTTGATTGGCAGAATATTGATTGGGGGAGGATGGAAGATTTCCGTCCGCTCCTTTTCTGGGGCGTTCCGGCGATGTTATTGGCCCTGTTGGCCTACACCTCCGTTTACACCGTTCAAGCGGAATCGCAAGGTGTTGTCTTGCGGTTCGGCAAGTACATCAAAACGGTGGATCCCGGGTTGCGATACAAGCTTCCTTTTGGTGTGGATCAGGTTTCCATCCTGCCAGTCAAACGTCAACTGAAACAGGAGTTTGGCTTCGGCACCGAGGGTGCGTTGGACACGCTGCAGTATTCCAATGAGCAATCAGAAGAACGGAGCATGGTCACCGGTGACCTGAATGCAGCGACCGTGGAATGGATCATTCAGTACCGAATTCGCGATCCGCAGTTGTACCTGTTTCAGGTTCGCAACCCAGGCGACACGCTCCGGGCAATTTCGGAATCGGTCATGCGAACTGTGGTCGGCGATCGCACCGTCGACGAGGTGATCACGGTGGGGCGGCAAGAGATTGAAGCGGAAGCACTCGTTCAACTGCAAGACGTGGTGAACATGTACCAGCTTGGTTTGAGCATCGATCAAGTTCAGTTGAAGAACGTCAACCCGCCGGTCACGGTTCAGCCCTCGTTCAACGAAGTCAATCAGGCTCAGCAGGAACGGGAGAAGATGATCAATGTCGCCAACGGCGAATACAACAAAGTCGTGCCTCGCGCCAGCGGGGAAGCCGAGCAGAAGATTCAAGCAGCCGAGGGATACGCCCTCAAACGCGTCAACGAAGCCGAGGGCGACGTGTCGCGTTTCAATGCGGTCATGACCGAGTACCTGAAGGCCCCCGAGGTGACCAAGCGACGTATCTATATCGAAACGATGCGGGCGGTGGTGCCCAAGCTTGGCAAGAAGATCATCCTTGACGAAGAAGCCAGT
- a CDS encoding outer membrane protein assembly factor BamB family protein — protein sequence MARSEFSAWCLMIGSAMLGTLTTVLLSGCQPPIPLSSVTLAAAAANESVVTDVDSSKSDSGSAPDMKEFMAPAQVMESGKEWPQWGGTRVRNNVPNAKNLPESWNIGKFDRRTGEWDGSKAENVRWFSSLGSQTYGNPVVAGGQVYVGTNNGNGYLERYPSNVDLGCLLAFDQEDGSFLWQHSSEKLITGRVHDWPLQGICCAPLVEGERLWFVTSRGEVRCLDTQGFHDGEDDGQVQNEVARVGDLPNGGEGSEFEDSLSSLNQGQLTDALTKVLTEAGSAPEGKIEIKTLAENKSWTATGKFGGVERTLAFKQLGPRISIFKTLSVEDKQDADVIWVFNMMDELGVSQHNMCSCSVTSYGDLLFVNTSNGLDESHINLPAPEAPSFICMNKNTGEVLWTDQSPGNNILHGQWSSPSVEVLGGVPQVLFCGGDGWLYSFKADGGKDGAGELLWKFDCNPKESKWILGGEGTRNNLIATPVAYDGWVYIAVGQDPEHGEGEGHLWCIDPTKRGDVSPQLAVKMEGDSREPIDHKRIQAVEPEKGEAAVDNPNSAVVWHYSLADQNEDGEIDFEEEMHRSCGTVAIKDDVLYIADFSGLVHCLDAKGNEDGTSIVHFTYDMFAQSWGSPLIADDKVYIGDEDGDVCVFEFGAENNEPIEEINMGTSVYSTAVAADETIFISTKDKLFAIGKPR from the coding sequence ATGGCTCGCTCTGAATTTTCTGCTTGGTGCTTGATGATCGGCTCAGCGATGCTGGGCACACTGACAACCGTTCTCTTGAGTGGTTGCCAGCCTCCCATCCCATTGAGCTCCGTCACATTGGCGGCAGCTGCCGCCAATGAGTCGGTCGTGACCGACGTGGACTCATCGAAATCCGACTCTGGATCCGCGCCGGACATGAAGGAATTCATGGCTCCCGCCCAAGTGATGGAATCCGGCAAAGAATGGCCCCAGTGGGGCGGGACCCGGGTTCGTAACAATGTTCCCAACGCAAAGAACTTGCCCGAATCCTGGAACATCGGCAAATTTGACCGTCGCACGGGCGAATGGGATGGATCCAAAGCAGAAAACGTTCGCTGGTTCTCCAGCCTCGGCAGCCAAACGTACGGCAACCCCGTGGTCGCTGGTGGCCAAGTCTACGTCGGCACCAACAACGGCAACGGATACCTGGAACGCTATCCCAGCAACGTTGACCTTGGCTGCTTGCTCGCATTCGACCAAGAAGACGGAAGCTTTCTGTGGCAACACAGCAGCGAAAAGCTGATCACCGGTCGCGTCCACGATTGGCCTTTGCAAGGCATTTGCTGTGCCCCATTGGTCGAAGGCGAACGCCTTTGGTTCGTCACCAGCCGTGGCGAAGTCCGTTGCCTGGACACCCAAGGTTTCCACGATGGTGAAGACGACGGCCAAGTCCAAAACGAAGTCGCTCGTGTCGGTGACCTTCCCAATGGCGGCGAAGGCAGCGAATTCGAAGACTCACTTTCATCACTCAACCAAGGTCAGCTCACGGACGCTTTGACCAAGGTTTTGACCGAGGCTGGAAGTGCTCCCGAAGGCAAGATCGAGATCAAAACACTCGCCGAAAACAAATCCTGGACCGCCACAGGCAAGTTCGGTGGCGTGGAACGCACCCTGGCATTCAAACAACTCGGGCCTCGCATCTCGATCTTCAAGACTCTGTCAGTCGAAGACAAACAAGATGCCGATGTGATCTGGGTCTTCAACATGATGGATGAACTCGGTGTCAGCCAGCACAACATGTGCTCCTGCAGCGTCACCAGCTACGGCGACCTGTTGTTCGTGAACACCAGCAATGGTCTCGACGAATCCCACATCAACTTGCCCGCTCCCGAAGCTCCCAGCTTCATTTGCATGAACAAGAACACGGGCGAAGTCCTGTGGACCGACCAGTCCCCTGGTAACAACATTCTTCACGGTCAATGGTCGTCACCATCGGTCGAAGTTCTCGGTGGTGTGCCACAAGTCCTGTTCTGCGGTGGAGACGGTTGGCTCTACAGCTTCAAAGCAGACGGTGGAAAAGACGGTGCCGGCGAATTGCTTTGGAAATTCGACTGCAACCCCAAGGAATCCAAATGGATCCTTGGTGGCGAAGGCACTCGCAACAATCTGATCGCCACCCCAGTCGCCTACGACGGATGGGTTTACATCGCGGTCGGCCAAGACCCTGAACACGGCGAAGGCGAAGGACACCTGTGGTGCATCGACCCAACCAAACGCGGCGACGTCTCGCCTCAACTGGCAGTGAAGATGGAAGGTGACAGCCGCGAACCGATTGACCACAAACGGATCCAAGCCGTCGAACCTGAGAAGGGCGAGGCTGCTGTCGACAATCCAAACTCGGCGGTTGTCTGGCACTACTCGCTGGCCGACCAAAACGAAGACGGCGAAATCGACTTCGAGGAAGAAATGCACCGCAGTTGCGGTACCGTCGCGATCAAAGACGATGTGCTCTACATCGCTGACTTCTCTGGGTTGGTCCATTGCTTGGACGCCAAGGGCAACGAAGACGGCACGTCGATCGTCCACTTCACTTACGACATGTTTGCCCAAAGCTGGGGCAGTCCCTTGATCGCCGATGACAAGGTCTACATCGGGGATGAAGATGGCGACGTGTGCGTTTTTGAGTTCGGCGCTGAAAACAACGAACCCATCGAAGAGATCAACATGGGAACCAGCGTTTACAGCACGGCCGTCGCGGCGGATGAAACCATTTTCATCAGCACCAAGGACAAATTGTTCGCGATTGGCAAACCTCGCTGA